In Thermotomaculum hydrothermale, a single genomic region encodes these proteins:
- the mfd gene encoding transcription-repair coupling factor — MLDLIENLISKKNLLDRREIPDLKGSLFSIYLELLAENTGKKVVFIPSSSTKKETLKNDLNCPEFPQFSLTSTLLEPHIKTKTEFFDAFYRFFIENEKIAIANPCFFLLPLPDISKNFFNVKVSDELNPETLKSFLSKAGYIQTDIVREAGEYAFRGNIVDFFPFSNELPVRVEIDFDEVESIKLFDPISQKSVKVEREVIIYPIFPLSDTEKHIEKLKQKLKNLFNKPELKISLKEKLEQIEKHRLRDFFYLSLSILEDKFFQLFENTIFIFENKKEFEDRIEGIKNDIERQYLEETKNGYLSLPYKEVFRDLKKLKDFFKEKTIEINPSDTTLISSIPPIVKGKIDEITNFIKEKLNEGAKVILSSPNEFYLKKSEELLFENSIPFSKEKEEKGVNLIISKYSSNFAISNNIIFLSFLGLFPEKKKEKKKTRFSSFFSDFSDIKKGDYVVHIEYGIAKYLGTKTLEIENSLNEMVELEFANDTKVFVPVSKIHLLQKYKDYTAESVSLSNIASKQWERTKKKVQREIESYAKELLTLYAERKMAKGISFSPPSSLYREFEDAFEYTETEDQLSAINDINRDLEASYPMDRLLCGDVGFGKTEVAMRACFRAVESGYQVLVLSPTTVLTFQHFERFKKRFELFPIEIEMLSRFVSSKKQREIIERFARGEIDILIGTHRILSKDIIPKNLGLIIVDEEQRFGVLQKEKLKYLKKSVNVLSMTATPIPRTLNMSVMGLKDISIIETPPKNRLAVDTYHIVFDPTTIKKAIEFELKRDGQVYFVHNRIETIEQVTSIIKSLVPEAKVNFAHGKMGEEKLERIMLKFFKKEIDILVTTTIIENGMDVKDANTMFINDAQNFGLSQLYQLRGRIGRSDKPAFCYLITSGSFSLTKEARKRIEALEEFSYLGAGFRISMFDLELRGAGEILGTKQSGHINSVGIELYTKMLEKTVEKLKNKEFVEEETILEHPFIIPKEYIEVPSVRLSFYRKLSIAREYKDLLKVTEEMEDRFGKLPEKIELLISAHKIRIEGRKLGIKSIELKKSVCTLVVSDNSRLNIEKLVEEVNKNPFIEITPDGKIVIHRQKNRDLKDFLSFILELLKKIENKQ, encoded by the coding sequence GTGCTTGACTTAATTGAAAACTTAATTAGCAAAAAAAATCTTTTAGATAGAAGAGAGATTCCTGATTTAAAAGGGTCTCTCTTTTCTATATATCTTGAACTTTTAGCAGAAAATACAGGGAAAAAGGTTGTATTTATACCCTCTTCCTCAACAAAAAAAGAAACATTAAAAAACGATTTAAACTGCCCAGAATTTCCTCAATTCTCATTAACCTCAACACTTTTAGAGCCTCACATAAAAACAAAAACTGAATTTTTTGACGCATTTTACAGGTTTTTTATTGAAAATGAAAAGATTGCAATTGCAAACCCCTGCTTCTTTCTCCTTCCCCTTCCAGACATTTCAAAAAACTTCTTTAATGTAAAGGTTTCAGATGAGTTAAATCCAGAAACACTAAAATCCTTCCTATCAAAAGCAGGTTATATTCAAACAGATATTGTTAGAGAAGCGGGAGAGTATGCATTTAGAGGCAATATTGTTGACTTTTTCCCCTTTTCAAACGAACTTCCTGTTAGAGTTGAAATTGACTTTGATGAGGTTGAGTCAATAAAACTATTTGACCCAATCTCCCAGAAATCAGTTAAGGTTGAAAGAGAAGTTATAATTTATCCAATCTTTCCTTTAAGCGACACTGAAAAACATATTGAAAAATTAAAGCAAAAGTTAAAAAACCTCTTCAATAAACCAGAGTTAAAAATTTCATTGAAAGAAAAACTTGAGCAGATTGAAAAGCACAGGCTTAGAGACTTTTTCTATCTCTCTCTTTCAATTTTAGAGGATAAGTTTTTCCAACTATTTGAAAACACTATTTTTATTTTTGAAAATAAAAAAGAATTTGAAGATAGGATAGAGGGAATAAAAAATGATATTGAAAGGCAATACTTAGAAGAAACAAAAAACGGTTACCTTTCTCTGCCATATAAAGAGGTTTTCAGGGATTTAAAGAAACTGAAAGACTTTTTCAAAGAGAAAACAATTGAAATTAACCCTTCCGACACAACATTAATCTCATCAATTCCTCCAATAGTTAAGGGGAAAATAGATGAGATAACAAACTTTATAAAAGAAAAATTGAATGAGGGGGCAAAAGTAATACTCTCCTCTCCCAACGAATTTTACTTGAAAAAAAGCGAAGAATTGCTTTTTGAAAACTCAATCCCCTTTTCAAAAGAAAAGGAAGAAAAGGGAGTAAATCTAATCATTTCAAAGTATTCCAGCAATTTTGCAATATCAAATAACATTATTTTTTTAAGTTTTTTAGGCCTTTTCCCGGAAAAGAAGAAGGAAAAGAAAAAAACAAGGTTTTCATCATTCTTTTCTGACTTTTCAGACATAAAAAAGGGAGATTATGTTGTTCACATAGAATACGGTATAGCAAAATACCTTGGCACAAAAACCCTTGAAATAGAAAACAGCTTAAACGAAATGGTTGAGCTTGAATTTGCAAATGACACAAAGGTTTTTGTCCCTGTGTCAAAGATCCATCTGCTTCAAAAGTACAAAGATTACACTGCCGAAAGCGTTTCCCTGTCAAACATAGCCTCAAAGCAATGGGAGAGAACAAAGAAAAAGGTTCAAAGAGAGATTGAGTCATACGCAAAAGAGTTGCTTACCCTGTATGCTGAAAGAAAAATGGCTAAAGGAATATCCTTTTCCCCCCCTTCAAGTTTGTACAGGGAATTTGAAGATGCTTTTGAATACACAGAAACAGAAGACCAGTTAAGTGCGATAAACGATATAAACAGAGACCTTGAAGCAAGCTATCCAATGGACAGGCTTTTATGCGGAGATGTTGGATTTGGCAAAACAGAGGTTGCAATGAGGGCTTGCTTTCGGGCTGTTGAATCAGGCTATCAGGTTCTTGTACTATCGCCAACAACTGTTTTAACATTCCAGCACTTTGAGAGGTTTAAAAAAAGGTTTGAACTATTCCCCATTGAAATAGAGATGCTTTCAAGGTTTGTCTCTTCAAAAAAGCAAAGAGAGATAATTGAAAGATTTGCCAGAGGAGAGATAGATATTTTAATTGGCACCCACAGAATACTCTCAAAAGACATTATTCCAAAAAATTTAGGGCTGATAATTGTTGACGAAGAACAAAGGTTCGGAGTGCTTCAAAAGGAAAAACTAAAGTATTTAAAGAAAAGCGTAAATGTTTTATCAATGACAGCAACCCCAATTCCAAGAACATTGAATATGTCTGTTATGGGATTAAAGGATATTAGTATAATTGAAACACCGCCAAAAAACAGGCTTGCAGTTGATACCTATCACATAGTTTTTGACCCAACAACAATAAAAAAGGCAATAGAGTTTGAATTGAAAAGAGACGGGCAGGTTTACTTTGTTCACAACAGGATTGAAACAATTGAGCAGGTTACCTCAATAATCAAATCCCTTGTGCCTGAAGCAAAGGTTAATTTTGCCCACGGAAAAATGGGGGAAGAGAAGCTTGAAAGGATAATGCTTAAATTTTTCAAAAAAGAGATAGACATACTTGTAACAACAACAATTATAGAAAATGGAATGGATGTAAAAGACGCAAATACAATGTTTATAAACGATGCACAAAACTTTGGCCTTTCACAGCTTTACCAGTTAAGGGGAAGGATAGGAAGAAGCGACAAACCTGCCTTTTGCTATCTTATTACATCGGGAAGTTTCTCCCTGACAAAAGAGGCAAGAAAGAGGATTGAGGCTTTAGAGGAGTTTTCATACCTTGGTGCAGGGTTTAGAATATCAATGTTTGACCTTGAATTAAGGGGTGCAGGGGAGATTTTAGGTACAAAGCAAAGCGGCCACATAAACTCTGTTGGAATAGAGTTATATACAAAAATGCTTGAAAAAACAGTTGAGAAGCTCAAAAACAAAGAGTTTGTTGAAGAGGAAACAATTTTAGAGCACCCCTTTATAATTCCAAAGGAATACATAGAAGTGCCTTCTGTAAGGCTTTCATTTTATAGAAAACTGTCAATAGCAAGGGAATACAAAGACTTGTTGAAGGTTACAGAAGAGATGGAAGACAGGTTTGGAAAACTTCCTGAAAAAATAGAGCTATTAATTTCAGCACACAAAATTAGAATAGAAGGAAGAAAATTGGGAATAAAAAGCATTGAATTAAAAAAATCTGTATGCACCCTTGTTGTGTCAGACAATAGCAGACTCAATATTGAAAAACTTGTTGAAGAGGTAAACAAAAACCCATTTATTGAAATTACACCTGATGGAAAAATAGTTATCCACAGGCAAAAAAACAGAGATTTGAAAGATTTTCTGTCTTTTATCCTTGAACTTCTCAAAAAAATTGAAAACAAACAATAA
- a CDS encoding S46 family peptidase, which translates to MLKKFLLILTVILTVNLTFADEGMFPLNELNHINYNKLKKMGLNLTYDQIRNDISKAVVSLGGGTGSFVSKDGLIITNHHVAYRAIQYNASAKHNYIKEGFYADSFEKELPAPGYYADIILDIVDVTNRIKSKLNDKMTDKERYETIENEIKKIEKETEAKEKNIRAEVAAFYGGKQFLLFKKMRLQDIRLVYAPPESIGAFGGDIDNFEWPRHDGDFSFLRAYVDKNGNPAPYSKDNVPYHPKHFLKIAFKPLKTNDFAFILGFPGHTDRYMTGKQIDLFLNQSIPLKLKLFTDIINMMEEEGKKNPELNIKVAFWVKALNNTKKYYEGVQAGLKRDKVVDKFYKRDKEIEKWIAKNNDMLKYKNAIPEMNKIAEQINKIEKTLTIMGYSNFVSTFGAGATIGRWAEEKKKPDLKRDPAFMERNIPRRKRRLETMQRDLIPELDKTMLSYFMKRFADLPENERPETFKKYFGNGTKEELYKKIDKTLDEFYKTTKLTDKNTRLKYFDMSEEQLKKVNDKLLHFAWDFADELKEKQDNLKGLNGKVMRIKPQVIEVINKFTGKELYPDANSTLRFTYGKICGYSPRDAVWYKPFTTLKGAIEKETGKEPFANPKKLIELYEKKDFGEYYDKTLGGVPLDFLTDNDTTGGNSGSPTLNGNGEIIGLLFDGNFESISSDYYFNPALTRSVVVDSRYILFILDKFSNAQRIIKELTIVK; encoded by the coding sequence ATGTTAAAAAAGTTTTTGCTAATCCTAACGGTAATTTTAACTGTTAATTTAACCTTTGCGGATGAGGGAATGTTTCCCTTAAACGAATTAAACCACATTAATTACAACAAACTAAAAAAAATGGGGCTAAACCTGACATACGACCAGATTAGAAACGATATTTCAAAAGCGGTCGTATCCTTAGGCGGCGGTACAGGCTCTTTTGTCTCAAAAGACGGGCTTATAATTACAAACCATCATGTTGCTTACAGGGCTATCCAGTACAATGCAAGCGCAAAGCACAATTACATTAAAGAGGGCTTTTACGCAGATTCATTTGAAAAAGAACTCCCAGCACCAGGCTATTATGCAGACATAATCCTTGATATTGTTGATGTTACAAACAGGATTAAATCTAAACTCAACGATAAAATGACTGACAAAGAAAGGTATGAAACCATTGAAAATGAAATCAAAAAAATTGAAAAGGAAACTGAGGCAAAAGAAAAAAATATAAGGGCTGAAGTTGCTGCCTTTTACGGTGGAAAGCAATTCCTTTTATTCAAAAAAATGAGGCTTCAGGATATCAGGCTTGTTTACGCACCACCTGAGTCAATTGGCGCATTCGGAGGAGACATTGACAACTTTGAATGGCCAAGACACGACGGAGATTTTTCATTTTTAAGGGCTTATGTTGATAAAAACGGTAACCCTGCACCTTACTCAAAAGACAATGTCCCCTATCACCCTAAACACTTTCTCAAAATAGCCTTCAAGCCTTTAAAAACAAACGATTTTGCCTTTATTTTAGGCTTTCCAGGACACACAGACAGGTATATGACTGGCAAACAGATTGACCTTTTCTTAAATCAATCAATTCCCTTAAAACTCAAACTCTTTACAGACATAATCAATATGATGGAAGAGGAAGGAAAGAAAAATCCTGAATTAAACATTAAGGTTGCCTTCTGGGTTAAAGCATTAAACAACACAAAAAAATACTATGAGGGTGTACAGGCTGGATTAAAAAGAGATAAGGTTGTTGACAAATTCTATAAGAGAGACAAAGAGATTGAAAAGTGGATTGCAAAAAACAATGATATGCTAAAGTATAAAAATGCAATTCCTGAAATGAATAAAATTGCGGAACAAATCAACAAAATAGAAAAAACACTTACAATTATGGGATACTCAAATTTTGTCTCAACATTCGGGGCAGGGGCAACAATTGGAAGATGGGCTGAAGAAAAGAAAAAACCTGATTTAAAAAGAGACCCTGCATTTATGGAAAGAAACATTCCAAGGAGAAAGAGAAGGCTTGAAACAATGCAAAGGGATTTAATCCCGGAATTAGACAAAACAATGCTTTCATATTTTATGAAAAGATTTGCAGATTTGCCGGAAAACGAAAGGCCTGAAACATTCAAAAAATACTTCGGTAACGGAACAAAAGAAGAGTTATACAAAAAAATAGACAAAACCCTTGATGAGTTTTACAAAACAACAAAGCTAACAGACAAAAACACAAGGCTTAAATACTTTGATATGAGTGAAGAGCAGTTGAAAAAGGTTAACGATAAACTCCTTCACTTTGCATGGGACTTTGCTGATGAATTAAAGGAAAAGCAGGATAACCTTAAAGGCTTAAACGGAAAAGTTATGAGAATTAAACCTCAGGTAATTGAAGTAATCAACAAATTCACAGGAAAAGAATTATATCCAGACGCAAACAGCACATTAAGGTTTACATACGGGAAAATATGCGGATACTCTCCAAGGGATGCGGTATGGTACAAACCGTTTACAACATTGAAAGGTGCAATTGAAAAAGAAACAGGCAAAGAACCCTTTGCAAATCCAAAAAAACTTATTGAACTTTATGAGAAAAAGGATTTTGGAGAATATTACGACAAAACATTGGGGGGAGTGCCTCTTGATTTTCTAACAGACAACGATACCACAGGCGGAAACTCAGGAAGCCCAACATTAAACGGAAACGGAGAAATTATAGGGCTTCTCTTTGACGGAAACTTTGAGTCAATCTCTTCAGACTATTACTTCAACCCAGCTTTAACAAGAAGCGTTGTTGTTGACTCAAGATATATTCTTTTTATACTTGACAAATTCTCAAACGCTCAACGCATTATAAAAGAATTGACAATAGTAAAATAA
- a CDS encoding diacylglycerol kinase, with amino-acid sequence MRNKPKYNFLKNSKYALEGVFAALKQERAFQIEVFLAILMTIILWLLPIKIGYKFILQASLIIPFIAEMFNTAIENTVDLACKEIHPLAKYAKDTASAGVFFSLVLTGLIWLFTLLIAFNIV; translated from the coding sequence ATGAGGAATAAACCCAAGTATAATTTTTTAAAAAATTCAAAATATGCACTTGAAGGAGTATTTGCCGCACTGAAACAGGAAAGAGCATTCCAGATTGAAGTATTTTTAGCCATACTAATGACCATTATTCTCTGGCTTTTGCCAATAAAGATAGGCTACAAATTCATACTTCAAGCATCACTCATCATTCCCTTTATAGCCGAAATGTTTAACACTGCAATTGAAAACACAGTTGACTTAGCCTGCAAAGAGATACACCCTCTTGCAAAATATGCAAAAGATACAGCAAGCGCCGGAGTTTTCTTCAGCCTTGTACTAACCGGCCTTATCTGGCTTTTCACCCTTCTAATAGCTTTTAATATAGTCTAA
- a CDS encoding DMT family transporter: MNNFILFLVPTIIWGSTWLAITFQLTVNPLYSIIYRFILASGILFVYSFTKKLPLKFPLKVHKDLFLLGITLFGFNYFFTYTAEQNLTSGLVALCFSTMVIFNSINARIFLKQKINFKVILGGIIGLIGLSILFKNDILNFTLSSTTTKGIVLTFAGAYCASLGNIISAKIQKENIPIIQSNTFGMLYGALSLLLIALISGKIPEIDTSFSYITALLYLSIFGSVIAFGSYLKLLGRIGPQKAVYITLLIPIVAIVLSAVFENLSLQPHSIIGILIVLAGNYIALKR, translated from the coding sequence ATGAACAATTTTATTCTATTTCTTGTCCCCACAATTATCTGGGGCTCAACATGGCTTGCAATAACATTTCAATTAACTGTAAACCCGCTCTACTCCATTATTTACAGGTTTATCCTTGCAAGCGGAATACTTTTTGTTTACTCATTTACAAAAAAGCTTCCGCTAAAATTCCCTTTAAAAGTACACAAAGATTTGTTTTTACTTGGAATTACCCTGTTTGGCTTTAATTACTTTTTTACATACACAGCAGAGCAAAACCTCACAAGCGGGCTTGTTGCATTATGCTTTTCAACAATGGTAATCTTCAACTCAATAAATGCAAGGATTTTCCTGAAACAGAAGATAAACTTTAAGGTAATATTAGGGGGGATAATAGGCCTAATCGGCCTTTCAATACTTTTCAAAAACGATATTTTAAACTTTACCTTATCTTCAACAACAACAAAGGGGATTGTATTAACCTTTGCCGGTGCATACTGCGCATCACTCGGCAACATTATCTCTGCCAAAATCCAGAAAGAAAACATTCCTATTATTCAATCAAATACATTTGGAATGCTTTACGGTGCACTATCTTTGCTTTTAATTGCCTTGATAAGCGGTAAAATACCTGAAATAGATACATCATTCAGTTATATAACTGCATTACTCTATCTCTCAATATTCGGCTCTGTAATAGCATTTGGAAGTTATCTTAAACTTTTAGGAAGGATAGGTCCTCAAAAGGCTGTTTACATTACTTTACTTATCCCCATCGTTGCAATAGTTTTATCTGCAGTATTTGAAAACCTTTCTTTACAACCTCACTCAATAATAGGAATATTAATCGTTCTTGCAGGAAATTACATTGCGTTGAAAAGATAA
- a CDS encoding PAS domain S-box protein produces MSVFKGFLLNLFINLSFLLISGYIVNKLENDKNKAKIIQGTLFGFAAILNMTFPIKLEPGLIFDGRTIFINLSTILFGPLSGLISSAFASFYRLFIGGKGAIGGTLIILLAYLISLPFYYLTIKKQTRFYKRYFGYASFLTQVAMIPLIWVLIGKSTLLKLFYPFIIPALIIYPFVTVLGAYFLIEQIELKNMSQKIEDRERMMGAVLDNIDEIIILTDQNLKVLFLNRSAQKFCGIAEFSNKPLTDLFKFSSDTVKDPIKEAIKLLQNKKQTKTTEKCYLLKGIKKIPIEGQITAIKENHKNKFYVFTIKDISEKIEKENIMQNIIERTQEGIESYDKNWNYTFANKEAARLMKVKTPKDLIGKNKWKDLNPEAIGNSFHKACIEAFKKQKERYVENYFEPWDTWFENRIYPSNDGVTVFFRDITKKKKAELELKQKNEEIENLLNLNSIILFKFDIETRETTFISKNIESILGYSLEECFKQSWWRNHLYQEDREKAIINSDRIITANHTTQKFRFYKKDGDLVWILEKQKKIKNKATGKDEVLGVWIDITNLMAAEERLKESEERFKRIFYNDTVPMFLINLSDGKLEDANNAACKFYGYTIEEFKKLKLSDLHPEKTNFDMLMKLIKKQNNKNYIQTQHLTKNGEVKDVEIYGVPLSFGNKENVFAIVHDISEKKKYLRDLINSESKFFVIFNTMPIPATISDIKTGKFLDVNLKFEEITGYKKEEIIGKTSHDINLWNNFEDRERYLEMLNQNGYVDGTELKFRTKDGKILTTLVSATIQNIDGKPAIIGTAQDITELKKLQETLEERVRERTEHLEKLNEELKTFAHSIAHDLKEPLRSLYNFSEILEKEYKKIIDDKGQEYLNFIFESAKELQRKIENLNEYIKLGKEGITLGKVPLDRVIKKVINVLSSKIKDTEANLKIPENLPIVYGNDMLLEKVFQNLIDNSLKFVKKGKNPEISIQFKEKEERVIIFIEDNGIGMNIKYIEKAFNLFQRVHEGDLYEGTGIGLAIVKKAIDLMDGEISVNSEIGKGTTFILTLKK; encoded by the coding sequence ATGAGTGTATTTAAAGGATTTTTGTTAAATTTATTTATAAATTTATCTTTTTTATTAATCTCAGGATATATAGTAAACAAACTTGAAAATGATAAAAATAAAGCAAAAATTATTCAGGGGACACTTTTCGGTTTTGCAGCAATACTGAATATGACTTTCCCGATAAAACTTGAGCCTGGGCTTATTTTTGATGGAAGAACTATATTTATTAACCTGTCCACTATACTGTTTGGGCCTTTAAGCGGACTTATTTCAAGTGCTTTTGCCTCATTTTATAGACTTTTCATTGGAGGAAAAGGGGCAATCGGAGGAACATTAATTATTTTATTGGCATATTTAATTAGCTTACCGTTCTATTACTTAACAATAAAAAAACAAACAAGGTTTTACAAACGCTATTTCGGGTATGCGTCTTTCTTAACACAGGTAGCAATGATACCTTTAATCTGGGTTCTCATTGGTAAATCAACTTTACTGAAACTTTTTTATCCGTTTATAATCCCTGCTCTAATCATATACCCTTTCGTTACAGTTTTAGGCGCATACTTTCTTATTGAGCAAATTGAATTAAAAAACATGTCTCAAAAGATAGAAGATAGAGAAAGAATGATGGGAGCAGTTTTAGACAATATAGACGAAATAATAATATTAACTGACCAGAATTTAAAAGTACTGTTTTTGAATCGTTCTGCCCAAAAATTTTGTGGGATAGCAGAATTTTCAAACAAACCGTTAACAGATTTATTTAAATTTAGCAGCGATACAGTTAAAGACCCAATAAAAGAAGCAATTAAACTTCTACAAAATAAAAAACAAACAAAAACAACTGAAAAATGTTATCTGTTAAAAGGAATAAAAAAAATACCCATTGAAGGACAGATTACTGCTATTAAAGAAAACCATAAAAATAAATTTTATGTATTTACTATAAAAGACATTAGCGAAAAGATAGAGAAAGAAAATATTATGCAAAACATTATTGAAAGAACACAAGAGGGAATTGAGTCATACGACAAAAACTGGAACTACACTTTTGCAAATAAAGAGGCGGCAAGGTTAATGAAAGTTAAAACCCCAAAAGATTTAATTGGCAAAAATAAATGGAAAGATTTAAATCCCGAAGCAATTGGAAATTCTTTCCATAAAGCCTGTATAGAAGCATTTAAAAAGCAAAAAGAGAGGTATGTTGAAAATTACTTTGAACCGTGGGATACATGGTTTGAAAATAGGATCTATCCATCAAATGATGGAGTTACCGTGTTTTTTAGAGACATCACAAAGAAAAAGAAAGCTGAACTTGAACTGAAACAGAAAAATGAAGAGATAGAAAATTTACTTAACCTTAACTCCATTATCCTTTTCAAATTTGATATTGAAACCCGTGAAACAACATTCATAAGTAAAAACATTGAGAGCATATTAGGCTATTCCTTAGAAGAATGTTTTAAGCAAAGTTGGTGGAGGAATCACCTCTATCAAGAAGACAGAGAAAAAGCTATTATTAATAGTGATAGAATTATAACAGCAAACCATACCACTCAAAAATTTAGGTTTTATAAAAAAGATGGAGATTTAGTATGGATTTTAGAAAAGCAGAAAAAAATTAAAAACAAAGCAACAGGAAAAGATGAAGTTTTAGGTGTATGGATTGACATTACAAACTTAATGGCAGCTGAAGAAAGATTAAAGGAAAGCGAAGAAAGATTCAAAAGGATATTTTACAATGACACAGTTCCCATGTTTTTAATTAATTTATCAGACGGGAAATTAGAAGATGCCAACAATGCCGCATGCAAATTTTACGGCTACACAATAGAAGAATTCAAAAAATTAAAACTAAGTGATTTACATCCAGAAAAAACAAATTTTGACATGCTAATGAAATTAATAAAAAAACAAAATAATAAAAATTATATACAAACACAACATTTAACAAAAAACGGAGAGGTAAAGGATGTGGAAATTTATGGAGTGCCATTATCATTTGGGAATAAAGAAAATGTTTTTGCAATAGTACACGACATTAGTGAAAAGAAAAAGTATTTACGAGATTTAATAAACTCTGAATCAAAATTTTTTGTTATTTTTAACACAATGCCTATCCCTGCAACAATATCAGATATTAAAACAGGTAAATTTTTAGATGTTAACCTTAAATTTGAAGAAATTACTGGCTACAAAAAAGAAGAAATTATAGGAAAAACTTCTCATGATATAAATTTATGGAATAACTTTGAAGACAGAGAGAGATATTTAGAAATGTTAAACCAAAATGGCTATGTTGACGGAACAGAACTAAAGTTTAGGACTAAAGATGGCAAAATTCTCACAACCCTTGTCTCTGCAACAATTCAAAATATAGACGGAAAACCAGCAATTATTGGAACAGCACAGGATATAACAGAATTGAAAAAACTTCAAGAAACACTTGAAGAAAGGGTTAGAGAAAGAACAGAACACCTTGAAAAATTAAATGAAGAGCTTAAAACATTTGCCCACTCTATAGCACACGATTTAAAAGAGCCTTTAAGAAGCCTTTATAATTTTAGCGAGATTTTAGAGAAAGAATACAAAAAAATTATTGATGACAAAGGGCAAGAATACCTTAACTTTATTTTTGAATCTGCGAAAGAACTTCAGCGAAAAATAGAAAACCTTAATGAATATATAAAACTTGGGAAAGAAGGGATTACATTAGGAAAAGTTCCCCTTGATAGAGTAATAAAAAAGGTGATAAATGTTCTTTCTTCAAAAATAAAAGATACAGAAGCAAACTTAAAGATCCCTGAAAACCTGCCAATAGTTTATGGAAATGACATGCTTTTGGAAAAGGTGTTCCAGAACCTGATTGACAACTCTCTAAAATTTGTTAAAAAAGGCAAAAACCCTGAAATTTCAATTCAATTTAAAGAAAAGGAAGAAAGGGTTATAATATTTATAGAAGATAATGGGATAGGAATGAATATAAAGTACATTGAAAAAGCATTTAATTTATTTCAAAGAGTGCATGAAGGAGATTTATACGAGGGCACAGGAATTGGCCTTGCCATTGTGAAAAAAGCAATTGACTTAATGGATGGAGAAATATCAGTAAATTCTGAAATAGGAAAAGGGACAACATTTATACTAACTTTAAAGAAATAA
- a CDS encoding response regulator, which produces MNPVLKVLLIEDNKRDIVLFKKALQETKLDKEISLIILTNGKDAVDYISGKDKFSDRDKFSIPDLIVLDLTLPLVHGFDVLKTIKSNKETETIPVTIFSVSNLKEDIEQSLKLGADRYEIKPLSFKGFTEKIKEIIDSFKNLKINREKNNEWE; this is translated from the coding sequence ATGAATCCCGTTTTAAAAGTCCTTCTTATTGAAGACAATAAGAGGGATATCGTTTTGTTTAAAAAAGCTTTGCAGGAAACAAAGTTAGATAAAGAAATTAGTTTAATTATCCTGACAAATGGCAAAGATGCAGTTGATTATATTTCAGGAAAAGATAAATTTAGTGACAGAGATAAATTCTCCATTCCAGATTTAATTGTACTTGATTTAACCCTCCCCCTTGTTCACGGCTTTGATGTTTTGAAGACAATAAAATCAAACAAAGAAACAGAAACTATTCCTGTAACAATTTTTTCAGTATCAAATTTAAAAGAGGACATTGAACAAAGCCTGAAATTGGGAGCAGATAGATATGAAATAAAACCTTTATCATTTAAAGGTTTTACAGAAAAAATTAAAGAAATTATAGATTCTTTTAAAAACTTAAAGATTAATAGGGAAAAAAACAATGAGTGGGAATAA